The Endozoicomonas sp. 4G DNA segment GAGAAACTTAAAAGCACTTTCGAGGGCGTTAAGCGCAGCTACATTCCTTTGTCGTCTATTATCCGTATCGACGAAGTTGAAAAAGAGGGCGCCGCCAAGGTGTCTGAAGCGAAGGGCAGTAATGTTAAACCCTTCCCTATGCCGCCAGCATGAGGTTTTGGGGCTGAGCTCTGGGTGGTGCCTGCTGGCATCCGGTCCAGCAGGTGTCGGTGGTCGTTTATTTTTGATTTACGTCTGCCTGCTCGAAAGCCCGGTTCTGGTCCTTTAGCAGCATAAACAAACCGGTTCCCAGCAGGAGACTGCCCAGGGCCATCAGATAATGGAACAGGTTAAGCCTGAGGTAGCCAGCCAGAGTGCCTTGATTGCCAATGACCAGACCGCCAATAAAAAAGCTGATGAAGGCAATCAGCAGTAGACCTTTAGGCCCGGGTTCTATCTGGGCTCTGAGTACGCTAAGCAGGGCGATCAGCAGACTGACCGCCAGCAGGGCATCCCTGTAGAGCGCTTCAACCCCGTACCAGCGGGTTATTTCATAGGCCAGACAGAGTCCGATGATCATTCTTCCCCAGGCCGGTTTACTCCACTCCCTGTTAGATAAAAGCAGCGCGATGGCGGTACCAATTAACGGGGGAGAAAGGTAAGTAGCCGCATTATTCAAAAAGAGATAGACATCGTTCCAGACCTCTGAAAAGCCAAATTTCAGCGTGCCCGCCAGCGAAGCCAGGGCAATCAGCAGGAAGCCCAGAAGGGCTCCCTTGGTAGCCGTTCTGTGAATCCCGGCAAATGCTTTTTGCTGGCAAAGCAGGAACACAGCAAAGCTGCTGGCAGCTGCCAGCACCGCATCGGAAAGAGCCAGTGAGCTCATAGTAGACATTCCAGGATCAACGTATAACCTCATCGACAGTTCTGGAAAGCACGATCCGCTGCCTCAATGGTTTTCTGAATCTCCAGATCACCATGGGCTTCGGAGATAAATCCGGCTTCGAAAGCAGAAGGAGCCAGATAGATGCCCTCATCCAGCATGGCATGGAAGAATCGACCATAAAGTGCGCCATCGCAGGCCATGACCTGATCAAAGCGGCGGACATCGGGCTGGTCAGTGAAGAATAAACCAAACATACCACCGGCCTGAGCGGTTTGCAGGGCAATGCCGTGTTCTGAGGCTTTCTCCTTCATGCCTGTCAGTAATCGGGTTGCTTTTTCACCGAGTTCCTCGTGGAAGCCGGGACGGCTCAGGTTTCTCAAAGTCGCCAGACCCGCAGCCATAGCCAAAGGATTACCCGACAGGGTGCCCGCCTGATAAACCGGTCCCAGGGGAGCCAGGTGTTCCATGACTTCTTTGCGACCACCAAAAGCGCCTACCGGCAGACCGCCACCGATGATTTTACCCAGTGTCGTCAGGTCCGGCCTTACGTCGTAGTGAGCCTGTGCACCGCCCAGGGCGACACGGAATCCGGTCATGACTTCATCAAAGATCAGCAGGGCGCCATGCTCATCACACACTGCTCTGAGACCTTCAAGGAAACCTTCAACCGGAGGAATGCAGTTCATATTGCCAGCTACCGGCTCAACAATAATGCAGGCCACTTCGCTGCCAACTTCGGCAAAAGCCTGTTTAACTGAGTCCAGGTCGTTGTACGTCAACGTTATAGTACTTTCTGCCAGCGCTTCAGGGACGCCCGGAGAGCTTGGAACCCCCAGGGTCAATGCGCCGGAACCTGCTTTTACCAGCAGTGAGTCAGAATGGCCATGGTAGTTGCCTTCAAATTTCACAATCTTGTCACGGCCAGTAAAGCCTCGGGCCAGACGAATGGCACTCATGGTGGCTTCGGTGCCCGAGTTCACCATTCTGAGTAATTCCATGGAGGGAAAGATTTCGCGGACTTTTAAAGCCAGCTCGGTTTCCAGGGCGGTGGGGGCACCAAAGCTCAGCCCATCCAGAGCCTGGTCGCGAACGGCGCTGACTACATCGGGGTGGTTATGTCCGAGAATCATCGGACCCCAGGAACCCACGTAATCAATCAGACGGTTGCCATCAACATCCTGTACATAGGCTCCTTTAGCGCTTTTGAAGAAGACTGGCTTGCCACCGACACCCTTGAATGCTCTGACCGGTGAGTTCACCCCCCCGGGAATGACAGCCTGGGCTTCAGTAAACAGAGTGCTGGAGCGTTCATGGGGAAGGGACATGATCTATTCCTGATTAAACAATTCGGTAAAACTGCGGGCACGACTCTGGATATCGGTGGCGGCAAACAGATTATGAACCACTGCCACCATATCGGTGCCCGCTTCAATTAGCTGCGGAGCATTATCCACGGTAATTCCGCCAATAGCCACAACGGGGACTTTAAAGGCTTCTTTGGCAGCAGGCAGCAGTGACAGCTCAGCAGGCTTGGCGTCGGGTTTGGTCCGTGACGGGAAAAAACGTCCAAAGGCGATGTAGTTGGCACCCTCTTTAACAGCAGAGTGAGCCTGATCAAGAGAGTCTTCGCAGCTGACACCGATGATGGCGTATTCCCCCAGCCTGTTTCGGGCGGATTCTATGGATTCGTCCTGTTGTCCCAGGTGCACGCCATCGGCTTCTGATTCAGCCGCCAGTTCGATGTCATCATTGATAATAAACAGAGCGCCGTACCTGTGGCAGAGTACCCTTAGCATGCTGGCCTGACGGAACCTCTTTTCATGGTCCAGACTCTTGTCCCGATACTGAAGTACTTTCATGCCCCCTATCAAAGCCTGTTCAACCGCTGCCATCAGAATACGGTCGTCAGGGAGAAGCTGGCTGTCGGTGATACCGTAGAGACCCTTGAGCATGTTCTAACCTGATTTCAAAAAATTTCGGCGGGCATTATAACAGGATGAATGCGGACCCCGATAATTCAAATAGCCTCCAGTGCTTCAGACAGTTTGTGTACACCGACGATGGTTAAACCTTCAATGGGTTTCCTGGGCTTGTTGGCCGCCGGTACAATGGCTCTTTTGAAACCGTGTTTGGCCGCTTCCGTCAGACGCTCCTGACCATTGGCAACGGGCCTGATCTCACCGGCAAGGCCCACTTCTCCAAAGGCAAAAAGATCCTGGGGCAGGGCACTGTCCCGCAGACTGGAAACCACCGCCAGCAAACTGGCCAGGTCGGCACTGGTTTCGGTGACTTTGACGCCCCCGACCACGTTGAGAAAGACATCCTGGTCACTGGTAAAAATGCCCCCGTGCCGGGTCAGTATCGCCAGTAGCATGGCCAGCCTGTTTTGATCCAGACCCACGGTGACGCGTCTTGGGTTGCCCAGTTGCGAGTCCACCACCAGAGCCTGAATTTCTACCAGCAGGGGGCGGGTACCTTCCCATAAAACACTGATGATGCTGCCTGAGGTTGGCTCGGGTGTCCGGGACAGGAAAATGGCCGAAGGGTTTTTGACTTCTTTCATGCCCCTTTCTGTCATGGCAAAGATGCCCAGCTCATTCACCTGACCAAACCGGTTCTTGGTGGCCCGCATCACCCGAAAGCGTGAGTCATCGGTATTACCCAGCATGATCTGGGTATCAATAATATGGGACAGAGTCATGGGGCCAGCCAGGGAATTATCCTTGGTGACATGGCCCACCAACAATAAGACCGTGCCCGTCTGTTTGGCAAAGCGGGTAAGAAAAGCAGCGGACTCCCTGACCTGGGCAACGCCACCGGGAGCGGCATCCACGCCATTCATATACATAACCTGAATAGAGTCGATGACAATAACGCCAGGCTGCTCCTGTTCGGCTACAGCGACAATATTTTCGGCGGAGGTTTCTGCCAGCATCTTCAGGCGATCGGTAGGCAGACTGAGACGTTTGGCCCGGGCGGCAATCTGTTGCAGGGATTCTTCACCGGAGACATAAAGGGCATTCATACTTTGGGCAACATGACACAGAACCTGAAGCAGAATGGTACTTTTACCAGCACCCGGATGACCACCAATCAGGACGGCACTGCCTTTGACAAAACCACCACCGAGCACCCGGTCAAACTCTGAGGCACCGCTGCTGAACCTGGGCGCTTCAGCAACATCCACCTCACTCAGGGTTTGCAAGCCACTGAGGGTGCCCGCAAAGCCGGATTTATTGGTAGCGCCGATGGAAGGGGAAGCCGCAGGTCCCAGGTTGACTTCTTTGAAGGTATTCCAGGCTTTACAGTCTGGGCATTGTCCCTGCCACTTGGAGGACTCGCTACCGCACTCGGTGCAGACGTAGGCTTTTCTGGATTTTGGTTTGGCCATTAGAGCGTTTCAGATAAAACCCTATGGTAGCCTGTAGTCGTGTTAGCTCCAACTTAAAGTGCGAGGTTCTCCATCCTTCTGCGAGGCTCTGGAGCCTAACCTTTGGAAGGGCAATCGGATAATCCATCAGAGGTATAGGGGGATTTGCACTCAGCCGCACTGGTTTAGAAATTTTGTGGTTGTCGAGATTTTTTATTCAATACTCAAGATTGAGTCTTTAGCTGAATTTAAGTCTTTTTTTTGCATAATATCTTCAAATATATCGATTAAATAATGAATTGACAGTATTTTTAGTCTATGATGAGGCCACTGGGTATCAAATTGGGAAGGTTATGATTGTTGAACTGTTCGTAGAGAATTACAAATCAATCAAACAACGGCAATCTCTTAACCTTACAAAGATGGCCGGTGAAGAGTTGACTGATAATGCTTTTGAGCTTGATGCGCCAAATAAACTATGCCTGCTAAAGTCTGCGGCTATTTATGGTGCGAATGCGGCTGGAAAGTCTAATTTTATCTCTGCGCTGGATACAATGCAGTCGATCGTGAAAGAGTCTGCAAAAGAATCTCAAAGAGGCGACAAACTCTCGGTTGTTCCTTTTCGCTTATCGAATGATACTATTAATGAGCCCACTGAGT contains these protein-coding regions:
- the hemL gene encoding glutamate-1-semialdehyde 2,1-aminomutase, encoding MSLPHERSSTLFTEAQAVIPGGVNSPVRAFKGVGGKPVFFKSAKGAYVQDVDGNRLIDYVGSWGPMILGHNHPDVVSAVRDQALDGLSFGAPTALETELALKVREIFPSMELLRMVNSGTEATMSAIRLARGFTGRDKIVKFEGNYHGHSDSLLVKAGSGALTLGVPSSPGVPEALAESTITLTYNDLDSVKQAFAEVGSEVACIIVEPVAGNMNCIPPVEGFLEGLRAVCDEHGALLIFDEVMTGFRVALGGAQAHYDVRPDLTTLGKIIGGGLPVGAFGGRKEVMEHLAPLGPVYQAGTLSGNPLAMAAGLATLRNLSRPGFHEELGEKATRLLTGMKEKASEHGIALQTAQAGGMFGLFFTDQPDVRRFDQVMACDGALYGRFFHAMLDEGIYLAPSAFEAGFISEAHGDLEIQKTIEAADRAFQNCR
- the thiE gene encoding thiamine phosphate synthase: MLKGLYGITDSQLLPDDRILMAAVEQALIGGMKVLQYRDKSLDHEKRFRQASMLRVLCHRYGALFIINDDIELAAESEADGVHLGQQDESIESARNRLGEYAIIGVSCEDSLDQAHSAVKEGANYIAFGRFFPSRTKPDAKPAELSLLPAAKEAFKVPVVAIGGITVDNAPQLIEAGTDMVAVVHNLFAATDIQSRARSFTELFNQE
- the radA gene encoding DNA repair protein RadA; the encoded protein is MAKPKSRKAYVCTECGSESSKWQGQCPDCKAWNTFKEVNLGPAASPSIGATNKSGFAGTLSGLQTLSEVDVAEAPRFSSGASEFDRVLGGGFVKGSAVLIGGHPGAGKSTILLQVLCHVAQSMNALYVSGEESLQQIAARAKRLSLPTDRLKMLAETSAENIVAVAEQEQPGVIVIDSIQVMYMNGVDAAPGGVAQVRESAAFLTRFAKQTGTVLLLVGHVTKDNSLAGPMTLSHIIDTQIMLGNTDDSRFRVMRATKNRFGQVNELGIFAMTERGMKEVKNPSAIFLSRTPEPTSGSIISVLWEGTRPLLVEIQALVVDSQLGNPRRVTVGLDQNRLAMLLAILTRHGGIFTSDQDVFLNVVGGVKVTETSADLASLLAVVSSLRDSALPQDLFAFGEVGLAGEIRPVANGQERLTEAAKHGFKRAIVPAANKPRKPIEGLTIVGVHKLSEALEAI